Below is a window of Impatiens glandulifera chromosome 2, dImpGla2.1, whole genome shotgun sequence DNA.
taaaatattttattatatataaaaataataataatatataactattattttttcaaattaaactcttacgatttcacgtaaactctagattttacgagtttacaatcGGCTAACGATtctacgtaaactctcgattttgacagcctTGGTGGTAAGACATAGatcatacatatttttttactaaattaatatgaaataattattaaaaaaaaatctgtatacatatataatatttgaagaaATTTTTGTTACTAtaccttaaaaaattaaaaaaaagaaaataataaaaatgtatataataatcAATTCGAATCATTGTGATAGTAAGATAAAGGAGAACcttattgaaaattgaaaacACTTAAGTTTACCAGttgagtaaaataaaattgaaagttaTAACAATAAAGAAATGTATGaaagattaaaaagaaaaataatattatcctCATCATCTTCCCTTGTCTTCTTCATTCAACTACAAAGACTATTCGACCGCAACATTAACTTCTCTGCAATCAAAGAAAAAAGTAATTACTTGCAGGTTAATAGTTTTTTCATCAATGATGATAGATAAGTAGAAACCAAATATGatctaaataaaacatatagTTTATGTAAATAATTGATCAAACACAATATTcatgaacaaaaaaaatgaataaaagaaagaCTTACACCTAGTCAAGCAAAAGATGAcatgttaattcaattatagaTAAGTTAAACTATAAACTAGATTTAAGTTATGAGATCTTGAAATAATATCTCTTTGTTGGTGATAAGATCCAcatgattcatatttctttaatataattttttcattccaAGAAATTCTCTAtgaaaattataacattatcGTATCAACAAGATCAAAATGCAGTACAACTTGATAATTTGTAATAAGATGACATGAAACCTCAAGTCATATTAGTCCAATGCACACTAAGTAACTATAGAAGAAACTTAACTTTCACAGTATAATATGAGTCTATGTCTATCTATCTTGAAGTCTTCATGAGATAAATTTAACCCCAAAACAAGATAATcgtatcaacaaaatcaaaatgcaGTACAACTTgataatttgtaataatatgaCATGAAACCTCAAGTCATATAAGTCCAATGCACACTAAGTAACCATGGAAGAAACTTAAGTTTCACAATATATGAGTCTATATCTACCTATCTTGAAGCCTTCATGAgataaatttaatccaaaaataagataaaaagatTGTCATCTTTTTGCTAAAGTCTAGCATACAATTGacagtttattaaaaaaacaattgtaCAAATATCTATCTAGGGTGAGAAATTCCAAACATTTCCTTTGTCTATTTGTCCATAATATTTCTAAAACTATAACAACCCATTTTAAACACTTTTGTTACAATAGGTTGAATAGTAAATTTTAATCCAGATTAATACATATTCTACTCTCCCCTGcaaatatacaatatataaaattcCGGAAAATCTAaacttcaaataaaaattgatttttctcaAGACCAtacaaattatatgaattaagtaattaaaCACTACTTTTTGTTAAACTGAATGAATTAAATAACAAAGAAtctaaataaaagttatattttaccaTTTCATCAATATAATCTGATCTATTGTTGATGGCATCATTCAGGAAAAGGCGAGACTAGGCTCTCCATATAAGTGAGAGCTTCAAGGCAACGTTTGTGTGCATTTTTATGGCCATGATAAGAAATTGTGATCACTTTACTCTCCACATGAAACAGCAACAATTGTTTTCCAAACAACATAAGGATTTCATTTTTCTTGGTAATATACAATGGTGTAAACTGAAAATTCATTCGACCCTCTGGAAAGGGTAATGAAAACAACTTAGTCCAAGATTCAGTTTTTCCATAATCTTTCATTATCCATAAGTCAAATTTCCTCTCATCACCATAGTTAATTAGCATACAGAGGCATCCATTTAAAACCCATATCACAGAATCCAAAACCGATTCCCCAAAACAGGGTTGTGATATTTCAGAAAAGGTTTCTTCGGACATATCGAAAGTAAGGATACTCTGATAACTATTGATCCCTGTATCAATACTTGCTCCCCAGTGAAGTGTTCCATTCGCAAACATTCCCATATCACCCAACGGACAGAATTGAGGGTAATTCTTAACCTTCCTCCATGAACCACTCTTCAACCCGTAAATCTTTATTTGAGTTGAGAAAGGGCCAGTGAAATTTGTTGATTTACAGTTAATAACGATAACCTTGTAGTCGGAATTACGTTCATCATAGCCAAACCCATATGCAATAAACCGACTTGCACGCTCTTTATAACCGCAACTGGGAAGTTTCTTGGATTCCCTAGTTGATGGATTCCATAAAAGTATCTTAGCTTGATCAATAACTACACAAACTAGCCCATTACATGAGCCAATGATCCATATATCAGATTTTGAGTATTTCTTTGGAAAATTTAATGAAAGTTCAGTTGGAAACTCTTCATTCAGAACATCTGAGATGTAAACGGATTTCACATCACTAGTACGAACCCATTGAGAATATCTGATAAGAAGCTGTTCTTCATTCTGGGAAGCTTTGAGATGCTTCTTCACGAATATGGGATCAGCAATCAAAGCATTCCAAGATATGGAGACGCACCTGCATCGGAGAAGTGATTTGACTGGAAGTCTGCTTAAAATTTCTGTAATAATTTCTGGAGGCAGGGACCTAACGAGGGTGACTAaatcggcggcggcggcggtagAAGAACTTGTATGAATACAATTTCCCCGCTTTCTCTCTCGATTCATAGGATCGGTCTGGACGTCCATGGATAGAGTTGCGGCGATCGATTCAGAGTGCACAGATTGATTTAGGGGACTCCGTATCCCACTTAAAGTATACAATTCAACTGATCAAACACTGACAAACGTTGACAAAATGTGATGTTTAAAcgaataaaaacattttttttactaaatatataaaCGGTTGCGCAATTTAGGGTTTGGGATATAATTTTTCATGTAGTAAAAAGACCATTCGTATGGAATTTTAGGTTAAATCATCATGAGACTCAACActactttttttatttgagatgtTGAAAAAActgttcattattttttatttaaattattatatttaagttaGAGGGAACTTATggttaagttaattttaaacacaaaaaaaaaattaaaatgtttaatatatattataattaataaaataaataatatttttaattcttaatttttaaatataaattaattttttaaagtaaattgTATACAATCATAAAATAGAAAACATGAcataattatgttttgaattGTTTATAAACATGACATAATATTATTCCACAATTAAAAAGGAAGAAatcataaaattgtttatatataaaaatccaTTTTTATGAATCATTATGTTagtaagataaaaaaaatggagaaaatagaaaacactcctatatagggaaatttgatcaaataacctcaaagatgaggttatttgatctgatggtaaagtgataattttattgcgctcgtggtgattttattttttttggacgatttttcccttgtcgcgaaacgctaagtcacttagcgtttcgcgaagtgacgacatgtgaaatgtccaaattgcccttactatttaatataacctggtgtacttttttttcatttttttcttctccttctctctcttcccgctcttctcctccttctctctaaactccggcggcggcggcggcgatctCGTCGGAGAAGTTCGTTCGAAATCCACTATGAGCTCGACGACgtgcacgagcactgttccaataggtacgtctatttgaagcatgttttattgatgttcgttttctgagattgattagggtttacttcccgtttcgctaagtgccttacgattcgcgaaggacttctcgtttcgctaagtgccttacgattcgcgaaggccttcccgtttcgctaagttcaTAGCGATTCGCGAAGTCTTAATTATCCGTCTCttaatcaaatcatgtttttatattgcagctgaagttttcgttttctataatggagagtggaaacttgatgctgatggaatactgtttttgatgcatcttcaatcaaaacatttgatctaccccaaaatactcgttatgctgaattacttgatatactctACGATAGACTTAATCTCCAGATATCAGcatacgatttagtgctccaagtgaagtatgatattccgaatatcagaaatccaaaacctgtttttattgataatgatggggatttgaacacatatctatcacgcttgattttgggtcgaacagtgtcaccattgtgtgtatctgtagtggagaagtcagcgtttactaaagaaaagataccactacttacatacccaactcaagaaagtatactaccaccacaacttactcagaaatttgttccacctgttgtacccttggaattctttgttgaaagtcaaaatgaagccggagaaacctctttgcctcacatcccacttactcaggacttgcatgttaatagtggtgaaaaagcatcaatacctatacatccaagtgcaagaagatcatcattgggtacaccaactagtgcaagaaaggcatcaaatggtacaccaacaagtgcaagaagatcatcaatgggtacaccatctagtgcaagacgatcttcaatgggtacaccatcgacagacccgacagacacatcaccgccagaccccacatttgcgatggcattaactagtgaaactgTATTGGAAGTTGGTTCgttctttgaaaataaaaaagaacttcaacttgctctatataaatatgcgatggccaatcattttgaattcaaagtggagaagtcaagaaaaaatctttgggaactcaaatgtttggatgagacatgcaagtggagtttgcgggctgtgaaaggtaagttttctgagatgtttgagattcggacATTTGAGcatcaacactcatgctcaacTTTGTCGAGGCcgaagaaaaaaatgcaaacaccagcatgggttattgggcagtgcgtgaagagcaagtacatggaccatcatcataaccacttgcctaagaaaataattgaagacatgcagacaacttatgggatatttttgacttataataaggcatggagggcaagggaaaatgctttaatagcggtgcgagggacggtagaggattcttatggaatactgccatcatacctttacatgttggagaagtgtaatcctggtaccataaccgacatacagacagacgagctcggtcacttcaagtatatgttcatgtccctaggcctctcaattaggggtttcaaatccttttgccgtcctgtattatgtgttgatgctagttttcttaagcacaaggtgggtggtcaattattggtggctattgcattggatgcgaatgagcaactatatcctgtcgcattcggcgttgttgattcagagaataataactcctggacttatttcatgcaaaaactgagagacgcaattggattagttgatgatctcgtcttcgtatccgacagacactcaagcatcgctaatgccttgtgtgctgttttcccagaagcagaccacggtgcgtgcacatatcacataaagatgaatattgtggccaaattcaaaagtgataagTGTCATGCGGAGTTTGATTCGGCTTCAAGGGCATACACTGTCCACGAATTTAATCGTTGGTTTCAGAAAATCAAGGTTAAAGATCAccggattgctgcctatttggaagaaattgggttcccaagatggagtagagcattttttcccggtaagcgatacaatcaactgacaagcaattatgcagagagtttcaatagtcagagcagggaagccagaaagtatcccatttcagaaatggctgagtatttaagattcacaatacaacaatggtttaacgatagaagagaaagagcgtctaatcacgaagaagttttatctccaaattatgagaaggtgttacgtgagggattcgagaaggccagattctatacagtccaatcccttaaccgattcgagttttatgtgcatgacaatcagtcccatttcaaagtcaatttgaaagacatgaactgcacttgtagagtaTTCGAAGTTTCGGgacttccttgtacgcatgcaatggctgctgcccgtagtcggaatttggtttcttatgacttctgttcaaggtattaatatctagctcacgtgttcattctgtttaaccaattaataatccttcttcttactcttcttcttctttatattatcctccatatcatctaatctggttaataatatggacatccttttgttggatttttctaacaactgtgtggacatattaaaaaccatcttcttgaacgactcaacgtgagtttgttgagtttcttggattgtgatttttagctctttgatgagctctgttttcatctttttcatctcctctttcaactctattttcagctcctccttcatctcattaaaatcACATCCAACAGTAGGTGTTGGAGCCCGAGGAGAAGGTGTGTCAGCCCGAGGAGAAGGTGTGTCAGCCCGAGGACTTGAGGTCGCGGATGGGGGAGTAAGAATGCGGGCCGGaatcgattcataagcaagcttcttcttcaagttggctgcttctttaagagtagcatcagcctttctcttcctcgtGGCAGGTTTGGGGGGAATCGGAGTAACTTCTTCATCTTcactttcatcatcttcatcaaaatcatcttttattaccttcccatcagtaaatccctcaaaaaaatcatcagcTGTCTCGTCGATTTGCTCAAATAcatcaccactgtataacctcttctccatggaggactcttccatctcagtcacatcCGTGGTCTCTAGGGCAGTCTTTACCTCCATCGATGT
It encodes the following:
- the LOC124924920 gene encoding F-box/kelch-repeat protein At3g23880-like, producing the protein MDVQTDPMNRERKRGNCIHTSSSTAAAADLVTLVRSLPPEIITEILSRLPVKSLLRCRCVSISWNALIADPIFVKKHLKASQNEEQLLIRYSQWVRTSDVKSVYISDVLNEEFPTELSLNFPKKYSKSDIWIIGSCNGLVCVVIDQAKILLWNPSTRESKKLPSCGYKERASRFIAYGFGYDERNSDYKVIVINCKSTNFTGPFSTQIKIYGLKSGSWRKVKNYPQFCPLGDMGMFANGTLHWGASIDTGINSYQSILTFDMSEETFSEISQPCFGESVLDSVIWVLNGCLCMLINYGDERKFDLWIMKDYGKTESWTKLFSLPFPEGRMNFQFTPLYITKKNEILMLFGKQLLLFHVESKVITISYHGHKNAHKRCLEALTYMESLVSPFPE